The nucleotide window GCACGGAAAATGCCCGTGGCATGGCCGCCGGTATTTCACAGGCGCTGCTGACAACAGCTGCCGGCCTTGTGACCTCCCTCGCGGGTTTGTATTTCAGTTCCAACTTGGAGAACCACGCAAAGGTTGAGATTCAGAAGGCCTCTGATTTACTCGTCTACCACTGATCGCCATGCGCCGGACACATACTGAAGAACAATCCACGTCGATCGGGGTCAACCTGACCCCACTCATCGATATGGTTTTCATCCTACTAATCTTCTTTCTGGTTACCTCATCGTTCGTCAAGGAGTCAGGAATCGACGTCAACCGCCCAACAGCACAGACGGCGACGCGCATGGAACGGGGAAATATCATCATTGCCATCAACAAAGACGGTGAAATCTGGATGGATAAGCAGCAGGTAGATGTTCGCTCCGTTCGATCACACATTGAACGACTGCACGCGCAAAATCCTGAAGGGACCGTGATCATTCTCGCCGATCAGGATTCGCGTACAGGACTGCTGGTAAAGGTGATCGACCAAGCACGGCTTGCTGGAGTAGGAAATGTCGCAATCGCCGCCTCGCAAGATGAAGAAGGACCGCGATGAGTCGCAGTAGGCGTCTGTGCCCTATATCAGATTGGGTTGTGCCAATGCTTTGGGCGTACATGTAACACGGTGACGACACCGAATAACCATAGTGCGGATTCCGATCATCATCATCCTGGCTATCGCTATAAACCTTCTGCTCTTCTATCTGATCCAGCAGATGGTAACCAGCGACCAGCCCAAGCTTGCGGACATTGAGGATATACAATTCATCGATTTCGTGCGGCTCAAGCGTGATAGCGAACCGCCAGACGCAAAACAACGAAAAACCCTGCCCGAGAAGCCGCCGCCACCCGAGGAGCCGCCACCTCCTCCCACCGCTGCAAAACTTGAACCGCAAAAATCCAAGCCAGAGAAGCTCCTCATGCCAACGCCCGAGGTGGACCTGCCGCTACGAATCACAGGAGGTCCCTACCTCGGTGAGGTTTACTCCGGTGCAAAAGAGAGGCCATCCGGCCCCATAGGCATCGACGAGAATGTCAGGCCAACGCTAAAGATCCCGCCGATCTATCCACCGCGCGCATTGCGGCGCGGGATTGAAGGCGTGGTCACAGTCGAATTCACCATAGCGGAGGATGGAACGGTCAAGGATCCCGTTGTCGTGAATGCAGAACCGGAGAAAGTCTTCGACCGCGCTGTATTACAGGCCATACGCAAGTGGAAGTTCAACATTAAAAAGATTGACGGTGAACCTGTTGAGCGGCGCGCCCGTCAAGATGTCCGATTCAAACTTCAGCAATAAATTGTGAGCCGATGAAAAGCGTATATATCGCGCATCTCCAATTCTGTTTTTTCGGACTTCTGATACTCTCAGCCAAGGGCTTTGCCGAAGAAGCGCCTCAAGACAGTCGCTATCTTCTCTCAGAACAAACGTATCAGGTCCTAGCCGATGTTCACACAATGATAGAGAAGGAAGATTATCAGGAAGCGCTCGCAACACTGCATCAACTCAGACCTAAATTAAAAGGTAATAGTTATGAGCTTGCTG belongs to Gammaproteobacteria bacterium and includes:
- a CDS encoding TonB family protein translates to MRIPIIIILAIAINLLLFYLIQQMVTSDQPKLADIEDIQFIDFVRLKRDSEPPDAKQRKTLPEKPPPPEEPPPPPTAAKLEPQKSKPEKLLMPTPEVDLPLRITGGPYLGEVYSGAKERPSGPIGIDENVRPTLKIPPIYPPRALRRGIEGVVTVEFTIAEDGTVKDPVVVNAEPEKVFDRAVLQAIRKWKFNIKKIDGEPVERRARQDVRFKLQQ
- a CDS encoding biopolymer transporter ExbD; translated protein: MRRTHTEEQSTSIGVNLTPLIDMVFILLIFFLVTSSFVKESGIDVNRPTAQTATRMERGNIIIAINKDGEIWMDKQQVDVRSVRSHIERLHAQNPEGTVIILADQDSRTGLLVKVIDQARLAGVGNVAIAASQDEEGPR